The proteins below come from a single Rosa rugosa chromosome 2, drRosRugo1.1, whole genome shotgun sequence genomic window:
- the LOC133730200 gene encoding uncharacterized tatC-like protein ymf16, with protein MDQQLSIYLTYTIQIFLFFPLNYSYISYEFHFAPETIIGEVRIRSVRILIGLGLTWFTRYWFPEELISPLAKPFLTLPLDSYFVCTQSTEASPTYVATSSIACSYFVFPLISHQIWCFLIPSCYGEQRTKYNRFLYLSGSRFSLFLFLTPPRVVPNVWHFPYFVGATTTNSLMIKLQPKIYDHIMLTVRISFIPSVCSQVPVIVIRLLELKGLYVETFTNNRRFLMVFPLLTAALSTPLDIWCQIVARFLISSIIELAIFVASIVQVREEGWTSGMRESGSIDKKEE; from the exons ATGGACCAACAACTTAG CATCTACCTTACCTACACAATCCAAATATTTCTATTTTTTCCTTTGAATTACTCATATATATCCTATGAATTTCATTTCGCACCGGAAACTATTATAGGGGAAGTTCGAATCCGTTCCGTTCGGATATTGATCGGTCTTGGTTTGACATGGTTTACGCGTTACTGGTTCCCGGAAGAGTTAATATCTCCATTAGCTAAACCCTTTCTTACCCTGCCCTTGGACTCGTATTTTGTTTGTACTCAATCAACGGAGGCCTCCCCGACATATGTTGCAACGTCTTCAATAGCATGCTCTTATTTCGTCTTTCCCTTAATAAGTCATCAAATTTGGTGCTTTTTGATTCCCAGTTGCTATGGAGAACAAAGGACGAAATACAATCGATTCCTCTATTTAAGTGGTTCTCGCTTCTCCTTGTTCCTGTTCCTAACTCCTCCCCGGGTAGTTCCCAATGTTTGGCACTTTCCATACTTCGTGGGTGCAACAACAACAAATTCGCTCATGATCAAGTTACAACCTAAGATCTATGACCATATTATGTTAACTGTTCGTATTTCGTTCATTCCATCGGTATGCTCCCAGGTACCCGTAATTGTGATCCGTTTACTAGAACTAAAGGGTCTTTATGTCGAAACCTTCACGAACAATCGTCGTTTTTTGATGGTTTTTCCGCTTCTCACAGCTGCTCTTTCTACACCCCTGGATATCTGGTGCCAAATTGTCGCCCGTTTCCTTATTTCTTCGATAATAGAGTTGGCTATATTTGTGGCATCGATTGTACAAGTTCGTGAAGAAGGCTGGACGAGTGGAATGAGGGAAAGCGGCTCGATCGACAAAAAAGAAGAGTAG